CGGAACGAGCAACGTATAACAATTGGAATCCTTACGGCGTCGGAAGAAGTTGGGGCAACTATCGAACCTGTCGATGGGGAACCGGTGACGATTCCGTGGGAAAACATTGGGGAGGGAAAAGTGGTGTTTGCCGAAGTGGGAAAGCCCGCTGCCAAGTCGCAAGCTAAGAAAGGAAGCCGGCGATGACCGACAACCATCAGGAAATCGTCGAAAATATTGCGTTAGTATTACGCGAACGATCGCTGGAACGAGAACGATTACAGACGATTCTGGAAGAGGTATTCAAGACCGCACTCAAGAAAATGTTTAAGTTGGAAACCGGCGATCCGTTTCAAGTCGTGTTTAACTTCGACAAAGGCGATATTGAAATCTACGTCGAAAAGGAAATCGTTGAAGACGATCAAGTAATACAACCCGAATTGCAGATTGCAGTATCCGAGGCTCGGTTTAAGCAGAAACAGATTGCGGATGATGAAGGATACGATTTCGACGAGAATGACTGGCAGGTCGGCGGTAGCTATATCGACTTTGTGAATTATCGCACCTTTGGCAGACGACTGATACAGTCGACCCGTCAGATGTTGATACAAAAGATTCGTGGTCAGGAGCAGGAAAACACCTTCGCCGAATACGAAAAACGCATCGGCGAAATCATCATCGGCGAAGTGCGTCAGATTCACCCCGAGGGAATACGCGTCGCAGTCGATAAAGCGGAATTACTCTTCCCTCGTAACGAACAAATCCGTACCGAGAAATATCGTCGTGGCGATACTATCAAAGCAGTTATCATCGAAGTGCGCCGAACCAATAAAGACCCGGAAATTATTGTCAGCCGCCGTGATCCGCTGTTAGTTCGCCGCTTGTTTGAATTGGAAGTGCCGGAAATTCAGGACAACATCATCGAAATCCGGCAAATCAGCCGTGATGCCGGTGAACGTACAAAAATTGCTGTCGACTCCAATGACAAACGAATTGACCCGGTTGGCGCGTGCGTTGGCATGAAAGGCGTGCGGATTCAAGCAATCCAACGCGAACTGAACGGGGAAAAAATCGACGTCATCGCTTATACCAATGATCGCGAATTGTTGATTCGCCGTGCGATGAATCCCGTAACCCCGGTGGAAATACTATTTGATCCTTCCGGTTCGGGTGCAGTAGCGGTTATCCCCGACGATCAGATTGCGCTTGCTATCGGTCGCCGGCATCAAAACATCCGCTTGGCTTCCGAAATCGTAGGAAAGAACTTTACGATTCGACCGATAAAACAGTCGGCTTACTATGCCGATGAGTTGCCGATTGGCGAAGTGTTTGGAATTCCGGAACACTACGTAGCAGCGTTAACCGAACATGGTGTAGCGACTGCTGAAGCAGTATTGAGCCTTTACGACAACGAACCGGCAAAACTACATGCGATTTTAAATACGGATGAAGATTCAATCAGCAGTTTCATTCGTGAGTTAAGTGTATACTTCGACCAGTCTTCGCGAGAAGGGTGAGGAACGATTGGACCCGGATAAGACGTATCAGTTGGGAAAAGTTGCCGTTGAGCTTCATCAAACGATTAAAGATGTCGTTGATTATCTCACTTCGGTCGGCAATGCGATCCCGAAAAAAGCGCCGCAAGCGTTAGCAAACCATCCGATTTCGGAAACGATGTACATTGCTTGCGTCAAAAAATTCAACCACGACCTATACCTTCGCATCGAAAAAGAGAAGGATAAGGCTCGTGAGGATTTGAAGCGACGTGAGCAAGAGCAGAAGCGCCGTGAAGAAATGGCTCGCATCGAGCAGGAAATCAAACGGACGACCCATCTCGATGCTCCCATTGATGAAGCGGAACAATTTGCATTTGTTCCAGCACAATCGATGGAACCGGCTGACGAACCGGAACCAGTGGTAGTGGTGATTCCCGAGCCCGTTGTGGAAGCGGTTCCCGAAGTTGCTCCCGAACCTGTGCAAGTGTCCGAGCCGGAACCACAGCCTCAAGTTGTTCCACAACCCGAACCGGAACCGGTTGTAGTAT
This sequence is a window from bacterium. Protein-coding genes within it:
- the nusA gene encoding transcription termination factor NusA, with translation MTDNHQEIVENIALVLRERSLERERLQTILEEVFKTALKKMFKLETGDPFQVVFNFDKGDIEIYVEKEIVEDDQVIQPELQIAVSEARFKQKQIADDEGYDFDENDWQVGGSYIDFVNYRTFGRRLIQSTRQMLIQKIRGQEQENTFAEYEKRIGEIIIGEVRQIHPEGIRVAVDKAELLFPRNEQIRTEKYRRGDTIKAVIIEVRRTNKDPEIIVSRRDPLLVRRLFELEVPEIQDNIIEIRQISRDAGERTKIAVDSNDKRIDPVGACVGMKGVRIQAIQRELNGEKIDVIAYTNDRELLIRRAMNPVTPVEILFDPSGSGAVAVIPDDQIALAIGRRHQNIRLASEIVGKNFTIRPIKQSAYYADELPIGEVFGIPEHYVAALTEHGVATAEAVLSLYDNEPAKLHAILNTDEDSISSFIRELSVYFDQSSREG